From one Microbacterium aurum genomic stretch:
- a CDS encoding MIP/aquaporin family protein, with the protein MQDINLGLYFLSELVGTAMLVLLGCGVVANVILGKTKGFGGGTLMINWGWGLAVFAGVLVSAYSGAQLNPAVSLGLLIAGKITGAQFLVAVAGQMVGAFIGAVVCWVAYKQHFDDEPDPGNKLGVFSTGPAIRSYGWNLVTEIIATFVLVFVIFAFADYGDVQVGVPGGLGPLTALPVALLVVGIGASLGGPTGYAINPARDLGPRIAHAVLPIKGKGSSDWSYSWVPVVGPLIGGALAALAAPVLLHLVQTVS; encoded by the coding sequence ATGCAAGACATCAATCTCGGACTGTACTTCCTGTCCGAACTCGTGGGGACGGCCATGCTCGTCCTCCTCGGCTGCGGCGTCGTCGCCAACGTCATCCTCGGCAAGACGAAGGGCTTCGGCGGCGGCACCCTCATGATCAACTGGGGCTGGGGCCTCGCGGTGTTCGCGGGTGTGCTCGTCTCGGCCTACTCGGGCGCGCAGCTGAACCCGGCGGTGTCGCTCGGCCTCCTCATCGCCGGCAAGATCACCGGCGCGCAGTTCCTCGTCGCCGTCGCCGGACAGATGGTCGGCGCGTTCATCGGCGCCGTCGTCTGCTGGGTCGCGTACAAGCAGCACTTCGACGACGAGCCCGACCCCGGCAACAAGCTGGGTGTGTTCTCGACCGGCCCCGCGATCCGTTCCTACGGCTGGAACCTCGTCACCGAGATCATCGCGACCTTCGTGCTCGTCTTCGTGATCTTCGCCTTCGCCGACTACGGCGACGTGCAGGTCGGCGTCCCCGGCGGGCTCGGCCCGCTCACGGCGCTTCCGGTCGCCCTGCTCGTGGTCGGCATCGGCGCCTCGCTCGGTGGCCCCACCGGGTATGCGATCAACCCGGCGCGTGACCTCGGCCCGCGCATCGCGCACGCCGTGCTCCCCATCAAGGGCAAGGGCTCGAGCGACTGGTCGTACTCCTGGGTGCCGGTCGTCGGTCCGCTCATCGGTGGCGCGCTCGCCGCGCTCGCGGCGCCCGTCCTGCTGCACCTCGTCCAGACCGTCAGCTGA
- a CDS encoding glycerol-3-phosphate dehydrogenase/oxidase: MTESTTTTRPNITALRERPRAEVLIIGGGINGIATFRDLALQGVDVALVERGDYVSGASSASSHMVHGGVRYLENGEFRLVRESVTERNRLVRNAPHFVRPLPTTIPIHKTFSGILTAPFRLLVSHGRGKPRERGALLIKTGLIIYDTFSRDGGAVPRHRFHGRKKSHELFPDLDGRFAYTATYYDASMHDPERLALDVLRDGLREESARAANYAPVVGSDGSSVIIRDELTGEQFPFTAKVVVNTSGPWTDITNAALGEPTRFMGGTKGSHIVLENAELLDATRGNEIFFEASDGRIVLIYPLKGRVMVGTTDIDADPSKPTVCTDDEIDYFFDLIAQVFPHISVSREQIVYTFSGIRPLPRHDDVAPGFVSRDYRIERASLDDVPVLSLVGGKWTTFRALSEHISTDVMQLLGRPRTVSTTDLAIGGGAGYPRTDADRRRWVEAHRGAHAAEFADRMLERYGTYAAELLSSLPVTQHPLAHAPGYSQEEIALLAAREEVVSLIDLLLRRTSIAFVGGVTGDTLVEVANAAAPALGWDADETDAQVAAATETLRDAHRIDVSTASLAPQHA, encoded by the coding sequence ATGACTGAGTCGACGACGACCACCCGGCCGAACATCACTGCACTCCGCGAGCGTCCCCGTGCGGAAGTGCTCATCATCGGCGGCGGCATCAACGGCATCGCGACCTTCCGCGACCTCGCCCTGCAGGGCGTCGATGTCGCGCTCGTCGAGCGCGGCGACTACGTGTCGGGCGCCTCGTCGGCATCCAGTCACATGGTGCACGGCGGCGTGCGCTACCTCGAGAACGGCGAGTTCCGGCTCGTGCGCGAATCGGTCACGGAGCGCAACCGTCTCGTGCGCAACGCGCCGCACTTCGTGCGCCCGCTGCCGACCACCATCCCGATCCACAAGACGTTCTCCGGCATCCTCACCGCGCCCTTCCGTCTGCTCGTCTCGCACGGGCGCGGCAAGCCGCGCGAGCGCGGGGCGCTGCTCATCAAGACCGGCCTCATCATCTACGACACGTTCTCGCGCGACGGCGGCGCGGTGCCCCGGCACCGCTTCCACGGCCGCAAGAAGTCGCACGAGCTCTTCCCCGACCTCGACGGCCGGTTCGCCTACACCGCGACCTACTACGACGCGTCGATGCACGACCCCGAGCGCCTCGCCCTCGACGTGCTGCGCGACGGCCTGCGCGAAGAGTCGGCGCGTGCCGCGAACTACGCGCCGGTCGTGGGCTCCGACGGCTCGTCCGTCATCATCCGCGACGAGCTGACGGGTGAGCAGTTCCCGTTCACGGCGAAGGTCGTCGTCAACACGAGCGGCCCCTGGACCGACATCACCAACGCCGCGCTCGGCGAGCCGACCCGATTCATGGGCGGCACGAAGGGCTCGCACATCGTCCTCGAGAACGCCGAGCTGCTCGACGCGACGCGGGGCAACGAGATCTTCTTCGAGGCATCCGACGGGCGCATCGTGCTGATCTACCCGCTCAAGGGCCGCGTCATGGTCGGAACCACCGACATCGACGCCGACCCGTCGAAGCCGACCGTGTGCACCGACGACGAGATCGACTACTTCTTCGACCTCATCGCGCAGGTGTTCCCGCACATCTCGGTCTCGCGCGAGCAGATCGTCTACACGTTCTCCGGCATCCGCCCGCTGCCCCGTCACGACGACGTCGCCCCCGGGTTCGTCTCGCGCGACTACCGCATCGAGCGCGCGTCGCTCGACGACGTGCCCGTGCTGAGCCTCGTGGGCGGCAAGTGGACGACGTTCCGGGCGCTGTCCGAGCACATCTCCACCGACGTGATGCAGCTCCTGGGCCGTCCCCGCACGGTCTCGACGACGGATCTCGCGATCGGCGGCGGCGCCGGCTACCCGCGCACCGACGCCGACCGGCGCCGGTGGGTCGAGGCGCACCGGGGTGCGCACGCGGCCGAGTTCGCCGATCGCATGCTCGAGCGTTACGGCACCTACGCGGCCGAGCTGCTGTCGAGCCTGCCCGTCACGCAGCACCCCCTCGCGCACGCGCCCGGCTACTCGCAGGAGGAGATCGCCCTGCTCGCCGCGCGCGAAGAGGTCGTCTCGCTCATCGACCTGCTGCTGCGGCGCACCTCGATCGCCTTCGTCGGCGGGGTCACGGGCGACACGCTCGTCGAGGTCGCGAACGCCGCGGCACCCGCTCTCGGGTGGGATGCCGACGAGACGGATGCCCAGGTCGCCGCCGCCACCGAGACGCTGCGCGACGCGCACCGCATCGACGTCAGCACGGCGTCGCTCGCCCCGCAGCACGCCTGA
- a CDS encoding sugar-binding transcriptional regulator, whose amino-acid sequence MTTDSEARASHALHAAQLYYVQERSMDQIADEMAVSRSSVSRLLAHARDTGLVEITVHSPQEAGSVVARRLAERYGISVHVVSSPARSTDAERLGRTARAAAHLLSSSLDLNASIGVAWGVTVSAIARHLPTKRVYNSEVVQMNGAANESTSGISYSGAILERFSQAFGADVQQFPVPALFDDPHTKQLLWRERSIRRVLDAQAHVQVFVFGLGSPQADVPSHVYAGDYLSGEDLRTLVRDGVAGDCATVFYRIDGSTDGIQINERSSGPGFDVIRRIPRRLCAVSSPSKLGALRGALAASLITELVVEETLARRLLEVSSSASGR is encoded by the coding sequence ATGACGACAGACTCCGAGGCGCGTGCGAGCCACGCACTTCACGCCGCCCAGCTCTACTACGTGCAGGAGCGGAGCATGGATCAGATCGCCGACGAGATGGCGGTCTCGCGCTCCTCGGTGTCACGGCTGCTCGCTCATGCACGGGACACCGGACTCGTGGAGATCACCGTGCACTCGCCGCAGGAAGCGGGCAGCGTGGTCGCGCGGCGACTCGCTGAGCGATATGGCATCTCGGTGCATGTCGTCAGCTCGCCCGCTCGTTCCACGGACGCGGAGAGGCTGGGGCGAACCGCGCGAGCGGCGGCGCACCTGCTGTCGTCGTCGCTGGACCTGAACGCGAGCATCGGTGTGGCCTGGGGTGTGACGGTGTCGGCGATCGCCCGGCACCTGCCGACGAAACGCGTGTACAACTCCGAGGTCGTGCAGATGAACGGCGCGGCGAACGAATCGACCTCCGGCATCTCCTACTCCGGCGCGATCCTGGAGCGCTTCAGTCAGGCGTTCGGCGCCGACGTGCAGCAGTTTCCCGTGCCGGCGCTGTTCGATGACCCGCACACGAAGCAGCTCCTGTGGCGCGAGCGTTCGATCCGCCGGGTGCTGGACGCGCAAGCGCATGTGCAGGTGTTCGTGTTCGGGCTCGGATCGCCGCAGGCGGACGTTCCCTCGCATGTGTACGCAGGTGACTACCTGAGCGGTGAGGATCTGCGGACACTGGTGCGTGATGGGGTGGCGGGCGACTGCGCGACGGTGTTCTACCGGATCGACGGGTCCACCGACGGCATCCAGATCAACGAGCGATCCAGTGGCCCTGGATTCGACGTGATCCGGCGCATCCCGCGCCGCCTCTGCGCCGTGTCGAGTCCGTCGAAGCTCGGTGCGCTGCGCGGTGCGCTCGCGGCCAGCCTCATCACCGAGCTCGTCGTCGAGGAGACCCTGGCGCGCCGGCTGCTGGAGGTGTCGTCCTCCGCTTCCGGTCGTTGA